The following coding sequences lie in one Benincasa hispida cultivar B227 chromosome 6, ASM972705v1, whole genome shotgun sequence genomic window:
- the LOC120079049 gene encoding rRNA N6-adenosine-methyltransferase METTL5, with product MKLKQLESLLDQIQQFSNPKVELEQYPTGPHIASRMLYTAENSFGDVSGKIVADLGCGCGTLGAAAGLLGAEHVTGIDIDTESLEIASSNAEYLELEMDLVQCDVKNLGWRGQVVDTIVMNPPFGTRRKGADMEFLSAALKHASKAVYSLHKTSTRDHIKRAALRDYGAQSAEVLCQLRYDLPQLYKFHKRKEVDIAVDLWRFVPRSPQKNGV from the exons ATGAAGCTCAAGCAATTAGAGTCCTTACTCGATCAAATTCAACAGTTCTCCAATCCAAAG GTTGAGCTGGAGCAGTATCCCACTGGACCTCACATTGCTTCTCGCATGTTGTACACC GCAGAGAATTCTTTTGGAGATGTGAGTGGCAAGATAGTGGCTGATCTGGGTTGTGGTTGTGGTACATTAGGAGCTGCAGCTGGACTTTTGGGTGCAGA ACATGTTACTGGAATTGACATCGATACCGAGTCTCTTGAAATAGCATCTTCCAATGCAGAGTATCTTGAG TTGGAAATGGACTTGGTTCAGTGTGATGTGAAGAACTTGGGATGGAGAG GTCAGGTTGTTGATACAATTGTAATGAATCCTCCATTTGGAACACGACGAAAGGGTGCAGATATGGAATTTCTTTCCGCAGCTTTGAAG CATGCATCCAAAGCCGTTTATTCTTTACACAAGACCTCAACAAGAGAT CATATAAAGCGTGCGGCTTTGCGGGATTATGGCGCCCAAAGTGCTGAGGTTTTGTGCCAG CTTCGATATGACTTGCCCCAACTTTACAAATTTCACAAGAGAAAAGAGGTGGACATTGCCGTGGACCTTTGGCGATTTGTACCGAGAAGTCCTCAGAAAAATGGTGTCTAG